The genomic window ggaatgttggtgtgtggtgaatgttggtgtggggaatgttggtgtgtggtgaatgttggtgtgGTGAATGTTGGTGCGTGGTGAATGTTGCTGTGGGGAATGTTGCTGtgtggtgaatgttggtgtgtggtgaatgttggtgtggggaatgttggtgtgtggtgaatgttggtgtgtggtgaatgtTGGCGTGTGGTGAATGTTGGCGtgtggtgaatgttggtgtgtggtgaatgttggtgtgtggtgaatgttggcgtggtgaatgttggtgtggtgaatgttgctgtggtgaatgttggtgtggtgaatgttgctgtggtgaatgttggtgtggtgaatgttggtgtgtggtgaatgttggtgtgtggtgaatgttggtgtgtggtgaatgttggtgtgtggttaatgttggtgtggtgaatgttgatgtggtgaatgttggtgtggtgaatgttggtgtggtgaatgttgatgtggtgaatgttggtgtgtggtgaatgttggtgtgtggtgaatgttggtgtgtggtgaatgttggtgtgGGGAATGTTGAtgtggtgaatgttggtgtgtggtgaatgttggtgtgtggtgaatgttggtgtgtggtgaatgttggtgtgtggtgaatgttggtgtgtggtgaatgttggtgtggtgaatgttggtgtgtgagggaatgttggtgtgtggtgaatgttggtgtggtgaatgttggtgtgtgagggaatgttggtgtgtggtgaatgttgctgtgtggtgaatgttggtgtggtgaatgttggtgtgtggtgaatgttgctgtgtggtgaatgttggtgtggtgaatgttggtgtgtggtgaatgaTGGTGAACTATGTATACCACGTCGACCAACCACAATCCTTGTGTGGAGTTCCCGTGGCTGTGATGGCAGAGTGGCCTACTCACGGTCATGAAATCCTGGGTTCGACCCCCCGGGTATTGGGTAATTTCTTGCATTATTATTCTCGTGGCACTGTGAATACATTGAATTCATTCAGTAGGATCATCGGAGATTCGATCTCGGACCTGAAATATGAGAGTATTGCCCTACCAATCTAGCCATGGATGTTCCCACAATAATTCGTCTTTTGGGGCCCGTGTTCGAATCTTCCATAGTCTAAGTcaataaaaagttatatatatatatatatatatatatatatatatatatatatatatatatatatatatatatatatatatatatatatatatatatatatatgtatatatatatatatatatatatatatatatatatatatatatatatatatatatatatatatatatatttatatatatatatattttgttgaatatgaccaaaggggcaagattaatgattctaacacgaatctttgcaatatttcttatgttttcctTCACTTCTTATCTCCAGCATGTTCAACATGTTTaacagaagactggacatcagcgaggccctccaAAATGTCCAGACCCGCGatcaacaaccagttaacacataattgcattctacctacttcaagaccccgagccaacacaAAGGCAGGAGCAGCAAGAACATGAGCTGATTATGGTGATGCAtgtaatactctattaatatccctaatgccattcatccacttgttcaccTTACTCACGTTCTGTACCACCTCACTCGAAGATAATTTAAGCCTTTACAAAAGCATGGTAAACATTcagtcccgctcctgtgtcaggtaagtccattacgggtcaccatagcccgtgctacttgccccgctcctgttccAGGTAAGTTACTGcaagctcatcatagcccgtgctacttgccccgctcctgtgccaggtaagttacgggctcaccatagcccgtgctacttggaacttgttccgagtagctgaatctatagctgtagctgaatctaaaacaacaacagtaacagcatGGTAaacttgtctttgaaaatgtaaggagtacCTTGTGAAACGCATCCCCTAGGTGTCAGACCATATGAAAGTGTGAAAGTGAACTTCGGAGAGtttatttttcaacttccctcgacagtgaaggaAAAAATgataaatattgagaagattcgtgttagaatcattaatcttaccctttcgatcatattcaacaacttatgtctacaagaaagactgctgccaatatatatatatatatatatatatatatatatatatatatatatatatatatttatatatatatatatatatatatatatatatatatatatatatatatatatatatatatatatatatatatatatatatatatatataagataggaAAACGGACTCTGCGAGGATGTTTACACGACGAACAAGTTTTATCAGGAAATTCTCCCGGGATAATGGCCGCAATAGCTTCCTTCAGACAGAACATGGCGATTAAAATGTCGAGAACCGTGAATAAACATCCCGCTAATTTGCTTGAAGAGATTTGGAGGACGTTTAGTGCCTCGGGAAAACTTCCCCAGACAGTTTTGGGCCAGAGAGCTGTGAGCTGGAAGACAGTTGCCCCTGAAGCCTGTGAGCTGGAAGACAGTTGCCCCTGAAGTCTGTGAGCTGGAGCATGTTTGATGCGCGCCGCTGCCAGTGCCGAGGAGAAATACGTGGTATTACTTCTAATGCGATTATGACAAACGTACGACATACGCCTCGGAAGCAGGAACGAGTGCAGAAAATGAGGTAAAGAGGAGAAGAGGAAGCTGGAAGGACGGACTCAGTGATTCCTCTTCTACCAGTTACAGGCCGCATCCATTGAGTCTCATCGTCGAGTCCGTCTGGAAGTCCCACTTGAAGTTACCAGACTTGACGTCGCGGGACTTCAGCTAGTTTCAACCTGGAATTCAACCTTGTGGATATATCGCCAGTTTGACACTCGATCCAAACTTAACTGTCATTCTTGAGGTTACGATCCCAGTCTCAATATCGAAAATTGTCACCTTAAGGACCAGGCCGGTGAAGGACCAGACCAGTGAAGGACCAGACCAGTGAGGGACCAGACCAGTGAAGGACCAGACCAGTGAAGGACCAGACCAGTGAAGGACCAGACCAGTGAAGGACCAGACCAGTGAAGGACCAGACCAGTGAAGGACCAGACCAGTGAAGGACCAGATCAGTGAGGGACCAGACCAGTGAAGGACCAGACCAGTGAAGGACCAGACCAGAGAAGGACCAGACCAGTGAAGGACCAGATCAGTGAGGGACCAGACCAGTGAAGGACCAGACCAGTGAAGGACCAGACCAGTGAGGGACCAGACCAGTGAAGGACCAGACCAGTGAAGGACCAGACCAGTGAGGGACCAGACCGGTGAAGGACCAGACCAGTGAAGGACCAGACCAGTGAAGGACCAGACCAGTGAAGGACCAGACCAGTGAGGGACCAGACCAGTGAAGGACCAGACCAGTGAAGGACCAGACCAGTGAGGGACCAGACCGGTGAAGGACCAGACCAGTGAAGGACCTGACCAGTGAAGGACCAGACCAGTGAAGGACCTGACCAGTGAAGGACCAGACCAGTGAAGGACCAGACCAGTGAAGGACCAGACCAGTGAAGGACCAGACCAGTGAGGGACCAGACCAGTGAAGGACCAGACCAGTGAAGGACCAGACCAGTGAGGGACCAGACCGGTGAAGGACCAGACCAGTGAAGGACCAGACCAGTGAAGGACCAGACCAGTGAAGGACCAGACCAGTGAAGGACCAGACCAGTGAAGGACCAGACCAGTGAAGGACCAGACCAGTGAAGGACCAGACCAGTGAAGGACCAGACCAGTGAAGGACCAGACCAGTGAAGGACCAGACCAGTGAAGGACCAGACCAGTGAAGGACCAGACCAGTGAAGGACCAGACCAGTGAAGGACCAGACCAGTGAAGGACCAGACCAGTGAAGGACCAGACCAGTGAAGGACCAGACCAGTGAAGGACCAGACCAGTGAAGGACCTtgacagtaccacctgtgcctggCACTGtgacagtaccacctgtgcctggCACTGtgacagtaccacctgtgcctggCACTgtaacagtaccacctgtgcctggCACTGtgacagtaccacctgtgcctggCACTgtaacagtaccacctgtgcctggCACTgtaacagtaccacctgtgcctggCACTGtgacagtaccacctgtgcctggCACTGtgacagtaccacctgtgcctggCACTGtgacagtaccacctgtgcctggCACTGtgacagtaccacctgtgcctggCACTgtaacagtaccacctgtgcctggCACTGtgacagtaccacctgtgcctggCACTGtgacagtaccacctgtgcctggCACTgtaacagtaccacctgtgcctggCACTGtgacagtaccacctgtgcctggCACTGtgacagtaccacctgtgcctggCACTGtgacagtaccacctgtgcctggCACTGtgacagtaccacctgtgcctggCACTGtgacagtaccacctgtgcctggCACTgtaacagtaccacctgtgcctggCACTGtgacagtaccacctgtgcctggCACTgtaacagtaccacctgtgcctggCACTGtgacagtaccacctgtgcctggCACTGtgacagtaccacctgtgcctggCACTGtgacagtaccacctgtgcctggCACTGtgacagtaccacctgtgcctgaCACTgtaacagtaccacctgtgcctggCACTgtaacagtaccacctgtgcctggCACTgtaacagtaccacctgtgcctggCACTgtaacagtaccacctgtgcctggCACTgtaacagtaccacctgtgcctggCACTgtaacagtaccacctgtgcctggCACTGtgacagtaccacctgtgcctggCACTGtgacagtaccacctgtgcctggCACTgtaacagtaccacctgtgcctggCACTgtaacagtaccacctgtgcctggCACTgtaacagtaccacctgtgcctggCACTGtgacagtaccacctgtgcctggCACTGtgacagtaccacctgtgcctggCACTGtgacagtaccacctgtgcctggCACTGtgacagtaccacctgtgcctggCACTGtgacagtaccacctgtgcctgaCACTgtaacagtaccacctgtgcctggCACTgtaacagtaccacctgtgcctggCACTgtaacagtaccacctgtgcctggCACTGtgacagtaccacctgtgcctggCACTgtaacagtaccacctgtgcctggCACTGtgacagtaccacctgtgcctggCACTgtaacagtaccaccagtaccttTCACAAAAGCAGGACACTAACATGTAAGACAACTTAGCTTAACCCCAAACCACTAAAAAAAACCTTTATTAAACTCTAAATATTTCATACCAATCAACCAGACATTGCTTCAGCAAATAATTAAttcacaataataataaaaaaatgaaagCAAATCTAGCTTTAGGAGAAAAAAATGTAATGCAATTTGATATTTAACCAATACAAATCCATTTTGCTGTAAACAGAAATAATATTCTGCACTCCTCTAATCAAATATAGATTCACTGAAGGCAATATGTTATTTTTATTCCGTGAAATTGCAGTAAAATGTGGAGCCAATTAGAGCTGCCTTCACATAAAGAACGAAATTAATTGTACTCGTTACACTATCATTTGTCCTCGT from Procambarus clarkii isolate CNS0578487 chromosome 94, FALCON_Pclarkii_2.0, whole genome shotgun sequence includes these protein-coding regions:
- the LOC138359981 gene encoding formin-2-like, translated to MEQLSPGVASVPPVPGTVTVPPVPGTVTVPPVPGTVTVPPVPGTVTVPPVPGTVTVPPVPGTVTVPPVPGTVTVPPVPGTVTVPPVPGTVTVPPVPGTVTVPPVPGTVTVPPVPGTVTVPPVPGTVTVPPVPGTVTVPPVPGTVTVPPVPGTVTVPPVPGTVTVPPVPGTVTVPPVPGTVTVPPVPGTVTVPPVPGTVTVPPVPGTVTVPPVPGTVTVPPVPGTVTVPPVPGTVTVPPVPDTVTVPPVPGTVTVPPVPGTVTVPPVPGTVTVPPVPGTVTVPPVPGTVTVPPVPGTVTVPPVPGTVTVPPVPGTVTVPPVPGTVTVPPVPGTVTVPPVPGTVTVPPVPGTVTVPPVPGTVTVPPVPGTVTVPPVPGTVTVPPVPDTVTVPPVPGTVTVPPVPGTVTVPPVPGTVTVPPVPGTVTVPPVPGTVTVPPVPGTVTVPPVPFTKAGH